The proteins below are encoded in one region of bacterium:
- a CDS encoding acetyl-CoA C-acyltransferase: MATRREAVIVATARTGLAKSFRGSFNLTRPDDMAAHCIKAVMAKTPQLDPKEIDDVVMGTGFPEGPQGFNVGRNVAVMAGLPLTVAGQTVSRFCSSGLQAVATAAHMVENEGAEAVIGGGLESITMMQNDFNKHNLFNPWLMDHKKAIYMPMGLTAEIVAERYKVSRASQDELALASQQRTAAAQQAGKFKDEIVPMTVEMEVTDKATGEKSRKTVTVDKDECNRPDTTAEGLAKLPGAFKPDGGSVTAGNSSQFSDGASACLIMSADRATALGIQPLGYFRGFVVAGCEPDEMGIGPVFAVPKLLQRNGLTIDDIDIVELNEAFASQAVYCRDRLGIDPAKLNPNGGAISIGHPYGMTGSRMTGTLLLELRRQKKRWGIVTMCIGGGMGAAGLFEAIN, encoded by the coding sequence ATGGCAACGAGACGGGAAGCGGTGATCGTCGCGACCGCCCGCACGGGGCTCGCGAAGTCGTTCCGGGGATCCTTCAACCTGACGCGGCCGGACGACATGGCCGCGCACTGCATCAAGGCAGTGATGGCGAAGACCCCTCAGCTCGATCCGAAGGAGATCGACGACGTGGTGATGGGCACCGGCTTCCCCGAGGGGCCGCAGGGCTTCAACGTCGGCCGCAACGTGGCGGTGATGGCCGGCCTGCCGCTGACGGTGGCCGGGCAGACGGTGAGCCGCTTCTGCTCGTCGGGGCTGCAGGCGGTGGCGACGGCGGCGCACATGGTCGAGAACGAGGGCGCCGAGGCGGTGATCGGCGGCGGCCTCGAGTCGATCACCATGATGCAGAACGACTTCAACAAGCATAACCTCTTCAATCCCTGGCTGATGGATCACAAGAAGGCGATCTACATGCCGATGGGGCTGACCGCCGAGATCGTCGCCGAGCGCTACAAGGTCAGCCGCGCGTCGCAGGACGAGCTGGCGCTGGCGTCGCAGCAGCGCACCGCCGCGGCGCAGCAGGCGGGCAAGTTCAAGGACGAGATCGTGCCGATGACGGTCGAGATGGAGGTCACCGACAAGGCGACCGGCGAGAAGTCGCGCAAGACCGTCACCGTCGACAAGGACGAGTGCAACCGCCCCGACACCACCGCCGAGGGCCTGGCCAAGCTGCCCGGCGCCTTCAAGCCGGACGGCGGCAGCGTCACCGCCGGCAACTCGTCGCAGTTCTCCGACGGCGCCTCCGCCTGCCTGATCATGTCGGCCGACCGCGCCACGGCGCTCGGCATCCAGCCGCTGGGGTACTTCCGCGGTTTCGTGGTCGCCGGCTGCGAGCCGGACGAGATGGGCATCGGCCCGGTGTTCGCCGTGCCGAAGCTGCTGCAGCGCAACGGCCTCACCATCGACGACATCGACATCGTCGAGCTCAACGAGGCGTTCGCCTCGCAGGCGGTCTACTGCCGCGACCGCCTCGGCATCGATCCGGCCAAGCTGAACCCGAACGGCGGCGCGATCTCGATCGGCCACCCGTACGGCATGACCGGCTCGCGCATGACCGGCACCCTGCTGCTCGAGCTGCGCCGGCAGAAGAAGCGCTGGGGCATCGTCACCATGTGCATCGGCGGCGGCATGGGCGCCGCCGGCCTCTTCGAAGCGATCAACTGA
- a CDS encoding FGGY-family carbohydrate kinase, producing the protein MSDPSSATSASLRLRGERFVLAVDLGTGGPKVGFVSLAGRIAWQEHLLVTTRRLPGGGAVQDAEAWWRLIADAARRGLASGAVAPGAVAAVSCTAQWASIVPVDAEGRPVGDCIMWQDTRGARHARRVVGGPLAGYAPLRLWQWVRRTGGAPSPSGNDPISHMLHLAHDQPEVARAARWYLEPADYLTMRFTGAASASHATMIASWLTDNRRQDVLAYDPTLVRIAGVDANKLPPLRPTVSVVGVVRDDVAAALGLPRGVPVVAGTPDLHSAAVGSGAVRDFETHMAVSTTAWIGLPVPFKKSDLFRAIVSVPGLRADRYLVANNHDTGGMCLRWLRENILGDGVGYDELTALAAGSAPGSGGVLFTPWLAGERSPVTDRRARAGFHNLSLATTRADVVRAVMEGVAYNNRWLHEAVERFAGRRLDPVRMIGGGALSDLWCQIHADAMNRTIERPAEPLHTNLRGAALIAALAIGAVREDEVRTLVPAERTFAPDPANRAVYDRLYGEFPRLYRRQRAMFRRLNGPS; encoded by the coding sequence TCGTTTCGCTCGCCGGGCGGATCGCCTGGCAGGAGCATCTGCTGGTGACGACGCGGCGGCTGCCCGGCGGCGGCGCGGTGCAGGATGCCGAGGCGTGGTGGCGGCTGATCGCCGACGCGGCGCGGCGCGGGCTCGCCAGCGGCGCGGTGGCGCCAGGGGCGGTGGCGGCGGTGAGCTGCACGGCGCAGTGGGCGAGCATCGTGCCGGTCGACGCCGAGGGGCGGCCGGTCGGCGACTGCATCATGTGGCAGGACACGCGCGGCGCGCGCCACGCGCGCCGGGTGGTCGGCGGTCCGCTCGCCGGCTACGCGCCGCTGCGATTGTGGCAGTGGGTGCGGCGCACCGGCGGCGCGCCGTCGCCGAGCGGCAACGATCCGATCAGCCACATGCTGCACCTCGCCCACGACCAGCCCGAGGTGGCGCGCGCCGCGCGCTGGTATCTCGAGCCCGCCGACTATCTGACGATGCGCTTCACCGGCGCGGCGAGCGCCTCGCACGCGACCATGATCGCCTCCTGGCTGACCGACAATCGCCGCCAGGACGTGCTCGCCTACGATCCGACGCTGGTGCGCATCGCCGGCGTCGACGCGAACAAGCTGCCGCCGCTGCGGCCGACGGTATCGGTGGTCGGCGTCGTGCGCGACGACGTCGCCGCCGCGCTCGGCCTGCCGCGCGGCGTGCCAGTCGTCGCCGGCACGCCCGACCTGCACTCCGCCGCCGTCGGCTCCGGCGCGGTGCGCGATTTCGAGACCCACATGGCGGTGAGCACGACGGCGTGGATCGGCCTGCCGGTGCCGTTCAAGAAGAGCGATCTCTTCCGCGCCATCGTGAGCGTTCCGGGGCTGCGCGCCGATCGCTACCTGGTGGCGAACAACCACGACACCGGCGGCATGTGCCTGCGCTGGTTGCGCGAGAACATCCTCGGCGACGGCGTCGGTTACGACGAGCTGACGGCGCTGGCCGCCGGCAGCGCGCCGGGCAGCGGCGGCGTCCTGTTCACGCCCTGGCTCGCCGGCGAGCGCTCGCCGGTGACCGACCGCCGGGCGCGCGCCGGCTTCCACAATCTCTCGCTGGCGACCACCCGCGCGGACGTGGTGCGGGCGGTGATGGAGGGCGTCGCCTACAACAACCGCTGGCTGCACGAGGCCGTCGAGCGCTTCGCCGGCCGCCGCCTCGATCCCGTCCGCATGATCGGCGGCGGCGCGCTCTCCGACCTGTGGTGCCAGATCCACGCCGACGCCATGAACCGCACCATCGAACGTCCCGCCGAGCCCCTGCACACCAACCTGCGCGGCGCGGCGCTGATCGCGGCGCTGGCGATCGGCGCCGTGCGCGAGGACGAGGTGCGAACCCTGGTGCCGGCCGAGCGCACCTTCGCGCCGGATCCGGCGAACCGGGCCGTCTACGACCGCCTGTACGGCGAGTTCCCCCGCCTGTACCGGCGACAGCGCGCGATGTTCCGGCGCCTGAACGGTCCCAGTTGA
- a CDS encoding nitronate monooxygenase, whose amino-acid sequence MPMDRIQTRVSDLLGVRYPIVQAPMGWIARSQLASAVSNAGGLGIIETSSGELDVVKDEIRRMRDLTAQPFGVNIAQLFVRDPGIVDFVVAQGVKFVTTSAGDPRRYTAQLKAAGLTVFHVVPSLDAALKAVDAGVDGLVVEGGEGGGFKNPRDVATMVLLPLVRSRVDVPLIAAGGICDGPGMAAAFALGAEGVQMGSRMVSAAESPVHENWKQAILAAKETDTVFLNRFSRPGLRALRTRTSERLEREEHVGMDVFARAMDLYFGGDMEAAIALGGQVVGRIDAVRPVAEIIADTVAGFRAAAAALQRFA is encoded by the coding sequence GTGCCCATGGATCGAATCCAGACCCGCGTCAGCGATCTGCTCGGCGTCCGCTATCCCATCGTGCAGGCGCCGATGGGATGGATCGCGAGGAGTCAGCTCGCCTCCGCGGTGTCGAACGCCGGCGGGCTGGGCATCATCGAGACCTCGTCGGGCGAGCTCGACGTGGTCAAGGACGAGATCCGCAGGATGCGCGATCTCACCGCGCAGCCGTTCGGGGTCAACATCGCGCAGCTCTTCGTGCGCGATCCCGGCATCGTCGACTTCGTCGTCGCGCAGGGGGTGAAATTCGTCACCACCTCGGCCGGCGATCCGCGCCGCTACACGGCGCAGCTCAAGGCGGCGGGCCTGACCGTGTTTCACGTCGTGCCGTCGCTCGACGCGGCGCTGAAGGCGGTGGACGCCGGCGTCGACGGCCTGGTGGTCGAGGGCGGCGAGGGCGGCGGCTTCAAGAACCCGCGCGACGTCGCCACCATGGTGCTGCTGCCGCTGGTACGCTCGCGGGTCGACGTGCCGCTCATCGCCGCCGGCGGCATCTGCGACGGCCCCGGCATGGCGGCGGCGTTCGCGCTCGGCGCCGAGGGCGTGCAGATGGGCTCGCGCATGGTGTCGGCGGCGGAGTCGCCGGTGCACGAGAACTGGAAGCAGGCCATCCTGGCCGCCAAGGAGACCGACACCGTCTTCCTCAACCGTTTCAGCCGTCCCGGTCTGCGCGCCCTGCGCACCCGGACCAGCGAGCGGCTCGAGCGCGAGGAGCACGTCGGCATGGACGTCTTCGCCCGCGCCATGGACCTCTACTTCGGCGGCGACATGGAGGCGGCGATCGCCCTCGGCGGCCAGGTCGTCGGCCGCATCGACGCCGTGCGACCGGTGGCCGAGATCATCGCCGACACCGTCGCCGGCTTCCGCGCCGCGGCGGCGGCGCTGCAGCGCTTCGCCTGA